A genomic region of Ignavibacteria bacterium contains the following coding sequences:
- a CDS encoding DUF4783 domain-containing protein: MRTKIYLMIICLMFTQLVSDLAAQKRSKIIKQFSQENQKIEKSFPLPETEFENIINGLSSGDINKISRHFAPQIYLSLRSGERGYHSSNQAYYLIDNFFRIYSPINFQIISRMMEGSMPYLSGKLFCRFKGSIETYQVYLNLNWNGSKWEITQISIN, from the coding sequence GTTTAATGTTTACACAACTGGTCAGTGACCTGGCCGCACAGAAAAGGTCTAAAATTATAAAACAATTTTCTCAGGAAAATCAGAAAATCGAAAAGTCATTTCCTCTTCCTGAAACTGAATTTGAAAACATAATTAATGGTTTAAGCAGCGGCGATATCAATAAAATCTCAAGGCATTTTGCTCCTCAAATTTATCTCAGCTTAAGGTCGGGTGAACGGGGATATCATTCAAGCAATCAAGCTTATTACTTAATTGATAATTTTTTTAGAATTTATTCGCCTATTAATTTTCAAATAATTTCAAGAATGATGGAAGGATCGATGCCTTATCTCTCTGGCAAATTATTTTGTCGTTTCAAAGGTTCAATTGAAACATATCAAGTTTATTTGAATCTGAACTGGAACGGCTCGAAATGGGAAATCACTCAAATTTCAAT